DNA sequence from the Coleofasciculus sp. FACHB-1120 genome:
ATAAATTAACGGATTTCGGCGTTAAAACCCAAGTAGCCGCGTGGAGTAATCATCCAATCCGCGTGGGTGCGAGTGCTGCTATTGCCAATCAGTACCGTTGTCAGCATATCGATGGGAGTATCGAGTAATTTTTCAAGTGTAATCAGCGTAATTTGTTCGTCTTCTCGATAAGCTGATTTCACGATCGCAACCGGCGTGTGACGATCGCGATATTGCAGAAAGATAGTTTGGGCGATCGCGATCTGCTGGGTTCGAGTTTGCGATCGCGGATTATAAAGTGCAGTGACAAAATCTGCCTGCGCGGCGGCACTCAGGCGCTTTTCAATCACCTCCCAGGGGGTCAGCAAGTCGCTCAAACTAATCGCGCAGAAGTCGTGCATCAAAGGCGCACCCACCCGCGAGGCAGCGGCTTGTAGGGCGGTAATTCCCGGAAACACCTGCACTCCTGGCGTTTTGCCATCCCAGCCGTTGACTTGGAGTTCTTCCATGACTAACCCAGCCATGCCGTAGATGCCGCAGTCTCCAGAAGAAACAACCGCTACGGTTAATCCCCAATTCGCTAATTCTATTGCTCGTTCTGCCCGTTGCCGTTCCTGGGTAATCGGTAACGCTTCTACAATCTGTCCGGGACGCAGCAAAGGAGAAATCAGATCGATATACAGAGAGTAACCAATGATGGCGTCAGCGCCGGATACAGCGGTTTGAGCCGCGGGAGTCATTTGGTCTAATTTTCCAGGTCCCGTACCAACCAGCAATAAACAGCCCGTGCGACCCGTATATTCTTGTTCGGATTGAGCGATCGCTACCGTTACCGCCCCTGGTTGACCTTCTAATTTAAAAACTTGTTTTGCCACTTTCAGCGGCACAATGTCTTCCGCCCCGACTGAAGCTGCATGAATCGCTGCGGCTTCAGCAACACTGGGCGTTCCGACTTCTGCTTCCACAACCGCTGAGGGCGTGGGGACGCTAACAGAACGCAGGATATCAGCCGGAAAAGTTCGCAAAGGCAAATGGCGATCGCGGCATAATTCCACTAACCCAACTTCCGAAGCTTTAATGTCGATGGTGGCAATCCCGGCGATCGCTTCTTGGGCTAGGTGATTCTTCTCAAACACCTGCCCAATTGCTGTTTCTATCAACGTTTTCGAGGTTCCTCGTTCGCAGCCGATTCCCACCCACAAGACTCTAGGATGCCACTGGACTCTTGGCAGCTTTGATGCTAAGGAAAATCGTTGCTGGGTGGGGCTAATCCAAATCCTCGCCGGGGATGATTTTGGATCATCGGGTTCCTGGTTAGATTGAACCATCTCTGATTGACTGGCGAGATATTCTGGAACCCTAAAATCAAATGGATGATTTTCAGGAAGATGACTTTGCCATAAAGGAGAACCCGCTTCCTGAATGACTTGTACCCGTTCCCCTCTCGCTACCGCTGCACTCACGCCCGTCCAATCTCCCTCACCTCGATTCCAGCCAAAAGGAACGCCCAGCATATCCACGGCTGGGAGTCCTAACCCAGTGGAGGCACCTGTCAAGACTGGCGTTGCCCCAATGGTAAGGGCGATCGCTTGTGCCAACCGATCCGCCCCTCCCTGATGACCGCTACATAGACTAATAACAAACTGACTATTTTCATCTACCACGACCACTGCTGGATCGCTGGATTTATCTTGCAATAAGGGTGCAATCAAACGCACCACGGCTCCAGATGCCAAGCAGAAAACAAAGCCCCGATGTGTATTCCACAAGGTCGCTAGGTGGTCTTTGAGGGAACCGCGATAAACTTTGGCTGATGCGATCGCCCTTGTCTCTACAACATCGCTTAGAGACTCTGGAACCCAAAGAGTAGCACCCGTAGATTGACAAAGCGGCTGTAGTTTTTGGGCACCCGTGGGAGTAGTCGCGATCGCGGCTAGTGGCTGAAAATCACCTAACAGTAATACCATCGATTGTCTTGAGTTGTTTTGTGAGAGCGATTATTTGCGCGATCGCAAAGCGTATGTCCAAAGGCTATGGCGCTACTCGCTCTCCGGATTTTACTCTTCTTCGAGGGTTTCTGAGTCGTACTCTTCGTCTAGCTCCTCGACATCTTCACCGTATTCCTCTACGGATTCTTCGTCTTCGCCGTATTCCTCGTCTTCGTATTCTTCGTCTTCGTCTTCGGCGACGGCTTCTATATCCTCTTCGTCTTCGACGTATTCTTCGTCTTCCTCATCTTCCTCTACAGCTTCATCATCCTCGTCGTATTCCTCGTCTTCGTCTTCGGCGACGGCTTCTATATCCTGTTCGTCTTCGACGTATTCTTCATCTTCGGCGACGGCTTCTTCGTATTCATCATCCTCGACGTATTCTTCGTCTTCGGCGACAGCTTCTATGTCTTCTATGTCTTCTTCGTCTTCGACGTATTCTTCATCTTCGTCTTCGACGTATTCTTCATCTTCTGCGACGACTTCTTCGTACTCTTCCTCGTCACTGCCAATCTCACTGTCTGAAATATCGAGAGAATCGGCAATCAGCGGGATAATGTCATCCAAAAAGGAGGCGTCATCATCGCTCCAAACGTCCCGGCTATAGTCGAGGTCAGTGACGCTGCGAATCGTCCAGCAGTCATCGCAATATTCGGGATTGGTCATGTAGTCGTAGGGAATGTAACAGTATCCCTTGTCTCCCCAGTTTGTGCCCCAAGAATTGCGAACCACAAATACCCGATCTTTGTCCGAGTAGCCGACGCACAACATCGCGTGACCGCCTTGAGACTCCTCTCTTTCCGGGTTGGGCATGGGAATCCCCTTATTTCCCTCCCTCATGAACGAATCGAAAAGCTGTAACCCAAAGGCAAACGGATAGCCCTCGGCTAGACAATGCTTCATGGCGTACAAATCCACGTCAATTCGCTCAGCATCGTCGATCAAGAATTGGGTTGCTTCCTCATAAGCTTGGTCGTGGGGACGGTGAAACAACCGCTCTGGGTGATAGGGCCAGGTTAACTCAGAACAAGCGCCCATCTTTCGCAATACCTGGATGCAATTGCGAAGTGTTGCTCCGGCGTCTTCTTCAATTTCTCCGGCGAGCGATCGCGCATTGTAATAAATAAACAACCGGCTTACATCCCCAGCGGTACCGAGTTGACGCATTGCCAGGTATTCGTAGGCTCCCGCCATCGCATTACCCGTGCAGCTTCCCACCTCCCCCTGATCTTCTACCGGAGTCAGGTAGTGACGTAAATCGACCCGTGGCGGTAGCTTTTCGGCTTGAAATCGATGAGCCGCGTACTTCTTATCGTTCGCATCCTTTGTGTCGGGTCGATAGCCGCCCAATTTTAACTTTTTGCCGGTCGAATGCTGGACGGAATCAACTTTGGGCGAATAGCGCAGATTCGGCATAAAACAACCTCTAGGGTCAGCTATCGTTTTATCAGTTCATCTATCTGAGGATAGATTTATGCGCTCATTCTAACTGTCCGCCGGATAAGCGTCCAGAGATGCGAATCGCCAGTGGATGCGATCGCTCGAAAGCCGAAATACACGCTACATTCCCCCCCACAGCGAAAACCCGGCTTCTTGAAGAAACCGGGTTTAGCTAAGAAAGAGTTATGGCGTTTCTCAGTTGGGTGGTAGGGGCTTTTTGATTACCATGCCCCTACAGATATATCGCACCCAACCCTTGAATTGCTTTTTTAGGTGAGAAGAGGGGGACTCTTCTCTCAGATCAACCTCACCGCCAGGATGTTAAATCTTTGCGCTCAAATCAAGCTGAGGCTGAATTTGACTAACCGAGTCAGCCGCAGGAAGCATAGACTCTAAGGGAGCAAGGTCTTGCGTCGCTACTGTGTTATGCACCGATGCTTGTAGCATTGGCGTGCGAAGAATTGAATTATTCGCCAGGGTAAACAACGGGTTAGACAAAATCCCTGCCAAGGTTGTCGTCACTAACGACAGCACCAAAGTCACTTGCAAAGGGCGCATTCCCGATATATCCCAGCGGATTTCTGGATAATTCTTCACGGCGTCAGACATTTCTTGGGGTTCTTTTACCACCATCATCTTGACGACACGGATGTAGTAGTAAATCGAGACGACGCTCGTGAGCAACCCTAGTAAGACTAAGCCGTAAACACCCGCCTGCCAACCTGCCCAGAACAGGTAGATTTTTCCGAAGAAGCCAGCCAAGGGCGGAATTCCTCCCAAGGACAGCAGACAAATACTCAAGCACAAAGTCAGAAGCGGATCTTTTTGATACAGTCCCGCGTATTCGGTAATTTGATCCGTACCTGTTCGCAGGGTGAACAGAATCACGCAGGCGAAGCCGCCCAAGTTCATGAACAGGTAAACCAGCATATAAAACACCATGCTGGCATAACCTTCTTCGGTGCCGGTAATCAAACCGATCATGACAAAGCCAGCTTGGGCAATGGAAGAGTAAGCCAGCAGACGTTTCATGCTGGTTTGGGTAAGCGCAACGACGTTACCCAGTATCATGCTCAAGACTGCGAGGGCGGTGAAGACAAAATGCCACTCTTGAGTGACGAGGGGGAAAGCTGTCACCATCAGGCGGATGGCAAGGGCAAATCCAGCGGCTTTTGAACCAACGGAGAGGAAGGCTACAACAGGTGTTGGTGAGCCTTCGTAAACGTCTGGTGTCCATTGGTGGAAGGGAACGGCGGCAATTTTGAAGCCAATCCCGGCGATCGCAAAGACTAATGCAATCAGCAACCCTAAGGATAAGTCAGCGTTCGCGCTGGAAATGCCAGTAGCGATCGCGCTCAACTTCGTTTCTCCCCCGGATAGTCCGTACAGCAGCGAGACACCGTAGAGGAAAATTGCTGTACTCGAAGCGCCAATTAGCAGATATTTTAACGCTGCTTCATTGGAACGGGGGTCGCGCTTCATGTATCCCGTCATCAGGTAGGACGAGATACTGAGGGTTTCTAAGGCGACAAAAATCGTCACCAGCTCATCTGCACCACACAGAATCATTCCCCCAATGGTGGCGCTAAGCATAATCCCAATAAATTCCGCCAGGGAGGTGCCGCTTTGTTCTACATAGCGGATCGACATCATAATCGTGACGGCGGTAGACAAGGCAACGATGCCGCGAAAGACGACGCTCATGGCATCGCCGTTGAAGCTACCCAAGAAGCCGATGGTGTTCGTGTTCCCCCATTGATAGTACAAAGCGACGATGGAGGCGAGTAGACCCGCGATCGCAATATAGGGCGTGAAGCGCGAGGACGACCGCCCGATAATCAAGTCAACGATGAGAACTGCCAAAAGGGTGACAATTAAAATCCCTTCCGGCCAGATTGTCCCAACATTCAACTGGGCTGCAAGTTCAGCAAAACTCATGAGATATATAGTTTTGGGTATTTAGGCAGAGAGACTGAGACTCTTAATATTATTTAATTTTATGGCGTTCGGGGTTGCTTGGATTATTGATGAGGGCGATCGCTTTTGGCGTCATGAACCCCAAAGACGCTAAGAACAAGGAAAAAAGACAGGAAAGAGGCGATCGCGCTGTCGCTAAAATCTCAGTAGGCGAAGTGACTTGTCAGCGATCGCGCGATCGCCTGTCTTCGATTCTGCGATGGTGACGCAATCGAGCTTTTCGAGATTCTGCAAGGGTAAGAAGCGGTGGTACAGTCTTGGGCTACTGTAACTGATGGAGAATTAATGCGAATCAGTTCTAAAAATCCAGAGTTGCGATCGCCAAAATCAACAAGCTTGGATGTATCGTGTAGATGGCTCAGTTACGCAGTATCCCGCTACAGCGGCTTTGAGTGGTGAGGATGTGGTGCTGGGATTTACGTTGCCTGTGCGGAGTTTGGTGCGAGAGCGATCGCGTTTAGAGACATGAACCCCCAAGAAGCACAACCCACATTTTGTAGAGAAGCGATTTCTCTCATCTGGAGAGAGTGTTAGGTTTGCACAGAAAATTCTTCAGGATCGATTCCCCAATTCACCCAGCCAATCGCTTCACGCGCCGATTTCATATTAGGCGGAACGCGCAAGGCATGAATGTGTCCGGTACTGGGACAAGTCATTTTTAATAAATATATTGGCTCTACATCGAGCTTATTATCTATTTTTAACAAGGTATATTCTTGCCAATAATCTAATTTAGTTGCTTGCAATTCCTGGCAAATACGGCTGTAGCCAATTACCTGTATTAATACTCGTCGCAGTTCCGCATTATCTTCTTTTAAAAGCCATTGAGGTTGCCACTGACTTGGGTGTAATTTGCCGTATTCTTCTGGTAAGGTTACGCCGTGATAGGAGTAAAAATTATATCCATCAGCAAATTCGATTGCCGGTTCTCCTTCGGCATGGAGGCGATTTTGGCTATCGAAAGAGATTTTTATCGGGCGTTCGCTGACTATATTTTGTGTATCAAAGTAGCGCCAAGTCCATCCTGCAAACTGCTGTAACTGCCAATAGGCTTGTCCTTGGGTGTCTCGATCAATGCCATTCAAGGCAGCAATAGACTTAACAGTTTCCCTCGCTGATTCAAATTGAGAAGTTACAACTAAAATATCAATCTTTTCTGTAATCGGGCAGGTTTTCTGTAACAAATTAACCGGATAATTCAATAAATTAAGTTGGAGTAAAGTATATTCCTCCCAAGAATCTAATTCTGTAGCTCGTAAGTCTTGTAAAAATCCACTAGCATCCTTGATTATTACTTGCTTGGATTCCGAATAAGTCTCTTCTAAAAACGATTCGGTTCTCATAGAGAATTGGATGGGACCTTCCACGCGATCGCGTCCGTTGGATTTAGCCTTATTTGTCTCAAGCTCGGCTACTTTAATTAATTCCTGCCAGTTTAATTCAGGCTCTGGAAAGCAAACTGCTACTCCCGCAGAGACAGTGCAACGATGAATGTAGTAATTCGGATCTACGTATAGTAGCTTAGCTCCTTCCCTAAGTTGCTCGGCTATTCGCCTACAATCTTCTAGGGAAGTTTCTGGCAAAATTACTGCAAATTCATCACCTCCTTTGCGGCAGGCTATCGCTGAGTTAGGAATATTTCTTTGTAAGAAGCTCCCCAATTCTTGCAGGAAGAAATTGCCTATTGAGAAACCAACTAAATTGTTGTACCTTTGAAACCAATCGATATTTAGCAGAATTAGACCTAATAATTGCTGACTTCTTTCTCGACACCCCTGCCACTGCAAGAATACAAACATATAACGACGATTCAATAAACCTGTGAGCGGGTCGCGAAATATTTGGTTAAATTGCAAATCATCAATCAGGAGCTGGTTCATTTATTCGGTTTAGGCTGCTTTTACCACTTCTGCGGCTTCTTCTCGGTCGATTGGCTCGGTGGAAAGCGCTACGCTTCGCCACGTCTCCCGATAAACTGGAATCAGCACTTCTTGCTCTGGCGTAAGTTTATCAATCTTAATCTGCGACATAACGCCATCCTTGAGGCTCATATTCGCGCTGAATTCGCACCATCCAGCTGCCTTGGGGAATAGCAATAGCTTTATGCTCCTCGTGGGTTAAAGTTGCCGTTTCCGAGAAGACGCGCAGGTAGAGAGTGCCATTTTTTTCGTATAGTTCGGCTTGTCCGTCGCTGATGCGGTGCTTGTGTCCCGTCACCTCGCCTTCTGCCAGAGTCAGGTGAGATAGCTTTTCTCCCTCGGTTTGCTGTGCGGGGAGTAAAATGACATCGCCTTGTCGAATCGGTTGCATGGGTTATCCTCGTACTGCTAGGCATGTTTTAGCCAGATGTTGGCATCCATTCTGGCACACCTCGAAATAGAGGGAGGTCGCCATTGCAATCCTCCATAAGTTAAACATTGAGATAGCTTTAAATTAAGTCTGGTGCAAACCGCTCTCTCGGTAGCGGCTCTAAAAAAGCAAGCTATCTTTGGGAGAGCGAATCGCCCCTAGATGCGATTTACCGCCATTCGTGAAACCGGCTCTCGTCAGACTTGGTACGCAAAATCAAGACTTCAGTCGTCGGTTTTCCGCATAAAATCCTCTTAATCGCTCTTGACATCTGACATAAAGTATTTAAATTAACTGTTCAGCCCAGCTGCTATTTCTCCAAGCTCCCATGTCAACCCTCGTTATCGTCGAATCTCCCACCAAAGCACGCACCATCAGTAAATTTTTGCCCTCCAGCTACCGGGTCGAGGCGTCGATGGGTCATGTACGCGACCTGCCCCAATCCAGTAAAGAAATTCCCGAAGCCTACAAAGGGGAAAAATGGGCGCAGCTGGGAGTAAATGTGGATGCGGACTTTGAACCCCTGTATGTCGTCCCCAACGACAAAAAGAAGATTGTCACCGCCCTGAAAAATGCCCTGAAAGATGCGGATGAATTGGTGTTGGCAACTGACGAAGACCGAGAAGGCGAAAGCATTAGCTGGCATTTGCTCCAGCTATTGAAGCCAAAGGTTCCCATCAAGCGAATGGTGTTCCACGAAATCACCAAAGAAGCCATCCGCGACGCCCTGAAGAACTGCCGCAATATCGATGAGCAGGTGGTTCGCGCTCAGGAGACGCGGCGGATATTAGACCGGCTGGTAGGATATACGCTGTCGCCGCTGTTGTGGAAAAAAATCTCCTATGGCTTATCGGCAGGGCGGGTGCAGTCGGTAGCAGTGCGGCTTTTGGTAAATCGAGAGCGTCAACGCCGAGCTTTCCGCCAAGGCAGTTACTGGGATCTCAAGGCAAGCTTAAACAAAGATAAGACACCTTTTGAAGCGCGACTTGTCGCTCTCAAAGGGACGAGAATCGCCACTGGCAGCGATTTTGATGAAGCAACGGGACAAATTATTGCCGGACGGAATGTGATTCTGCTCTCGGAAGCGGAAGCGAGAAGTTTAGAGACGCGACTGGCAGATAAACCCTGGACGGTGGCTGACTTAGAAGAACGTCCGGTTACTCGCAAACCTTTACCGCCGTTTACCACTTCGACACTCCAACAGGAGGCGAATCGGAAACTACATTTATCTGCCCGCGACACGATGCGAACTGCCCAGAGTTTGTACGAGCAGGGGTATATTACCTATATGCGGACAGATTCGGTGCATTTGTCGCAACAAGCGATCGCTGCCGCTCGCAGTTGTGTCGAGCAAATGTACGGCAAGCAATACCTCAGCCCGGAACCCCGCCAGTACACCACGAAAAGCAAGGGCGCTCAAGAAGCTCACGAAGCCATTCGCCCTGCCGGTAGCAGCTTCCGCACTCCCCAGGAAACCGGCTTGAGCGGTCGGGAATTCGCTGTGTATGACCTAATTTGGAAGCGCACCGTCGCTACCCAAATGGCAGAATCTCGCCAAACCCAAATTACCGTGCAGTTGCAAGTCGAAGATGCTGGTTTTCGGGCTAGTGGCAAACGGATTGACTTTCACGGCTTCTTACGCGCCTACGTGGAAGGATCGGACGATCCCCATGCAGCACTAGAAGACATGGAAGTGATTTTACCAACTCTCAAAAAAGGCGATCGCCCGACCTGTAAAAAGCTAGAATCTATCGGGCACGAAACTCAGCCACCAGCAAGATACACGGAAGCTTCCCTCGTCAAAACCCTCGAAAGCGAAGGTATCGGGCGTCCCAGCACCTACGCCAGTATCATTGGCACGATTATCGAGAAAGGCTATGCCCAAATGAATGGCAACGCCCTAGTTCCTACCTTCACTGCCTTTGCCGTCACCAGTCTGCTAGAACAACATTTTCCCGATTTGGTCGATCCCAGCTTCACCTCCAAGATGGAGCAAACCCTGGATGAAATTTCCACTGGGGAAGCTAAATGGCTGCCATATCTGGAAAAGTTCTATCTCGGAGAAATGGGTTTGGCTACCCAAGTCAAGGAAAGGGAAAAGGGGATTGATGCCGCATCTGCCCGTACCATCGAATTAGACGATCTCGGTGGGGCGAAAGTCCGGATTGGTCAATATGGCCCCTACATTGAAGCTGAAAAGGACTCTGGGCCAGTAAAAGCCTCATTGCCTAAGGATCTGACCCCCTCAGACATCCACGCTGAGCTAATTGAGACGCTGCTACAGCAGAAAACAGAAGGTCCCGATAAAGTCGGCTTGCATCCGGAAACCGGCGAACCGATTTATGTGCTAATTGGCACTTACGGTCCCTATGTCCAACTGGGTGATGCCACAGAGGAAAACAAAAAACCCAAACGCGCCTCTCTGCCCAAGGGGGTCACGATTGAGGACGTGACGCTGGATATGGCAGTTGGCTTGCTATCTCTGCCGCGTACTTTGGGCATTCACCCAGAAACTAATGGCAAAGTCCAGGCAGGATTGGGGCGCTTTGGTCCTTATGTCGTCCACGACCAAGGAAAAGAAGGTAAAGAGTATCGCTCCCTGAAAGCCGGTGACGATGTATTGACAATTGACATCGAACGTGCAATTGAGCTGCTGGCTGAACCGAAAAAGGGACGCGGCGGTACTCGCAGCAAGTCTAAGGCACCGTTACGAGAACTGGGGACTCACCCCACTGATGGGGAACCCGTGAATATCTACGATGGCCCTTATGGTCCTTACATCAAGCATGGGAAGACGAATGCTTCTGTCCCAGAAGGAGAATCTGTCGAAGGGTTAACGATGGAAAAAGCGCTGGAAGCGTTGGCAGCGAAGGCGGGTTCCACAACAAAATCGAGTCGCAAATCCACCAAGAGTGGAACATCTACTAAAAAGACCACAACTGGGAAGACAACCGCTAAAAAGACGACGGCAACAACTAGCACTAAGAAAAAATCTTAGTTTCTTTCCAGTGGCGGGAAGCGATCGCGCTTTTGAAAAAATGAACGCGATCGCTTCCCTTCAAAGAGTGTTATTTTATCGCTTACCTTCTTTCCACTCTTCCCCACCTGGTAGCTGAACTAAATTCTCATCAATAATTGCTGGTAAAGTCTTTGGCGAATGTTCATACGTTACATCGAGCAATGTCTGAGCCGTCATTATGAGGTCTGTTCTATCCACCGACGCTGCAAGTTGGCAGGGATGATAAAAATAATCCATAGCTTCCACACTTGCCGGACGAAGTGCCGCCTCAATTGCCTCTTCTAGAAAAGGCTTCCATTCATCTTGCTCGATGTAGTAAGACGTTTTATTCTCTTTGAGATTGAGTGTTTGAATTTGCTGGAGAGAATCTGAAATTAAAGCTGCCCAGGAATTAGTTAAACACTGGTCAACTTGGTTTTGAATCAAGTGAGTCAGCATGGTGACGAGGAAAGATTCGATATTACGGAGGATTGCTTGTTTACTCATCCCCTCTAGCCCATCCACAATCGCCAAAACATCTGCATAGCGTCCTTCTAAGATGCTAGTTCTTAGGTCGATTAGTTCCTGTGTCATAAATGCTACCTTTACAGATAGACGCTGATAGGCTGAATATAGCATTCAGCCACCTCCTATCTTGCACTACCCCCTTAAGCGATCGCTCCCGCACAGCTTGCCATCAACTCAGGCGCTGGCGAAGCCACAAAGCAAACAGAGGCAAAGCCAGTCGATAGCCTTGTTCGGAGCCGTAAATCAAGCCTTTGTGCTGCAATCCTGCGATCGCACCTTGAAGACTTCCTCCTCTCGAAAGGTAATGCTTGTGAATGTAATCTCGACTTTGTGGTTTGTCAGTCGGGTCTAACGCTAGAGACTCTAACAGATGCGCCTGATTTGCTGGAAGCAGCATGAGTAATGACTCGAAGACCATCGATAGGTCGGCTAGTAGTTCTTGGATTGCCTGCTGAACGTGCCAATCGCGAATTAGCCCGTCAGAAACTCGTACCGACTTGAGGCGTCGCACCAGTGCCGAAGCATCGCCTAAGTGTCCCTGTACCGCATTGACAAAGAGTTCCAGCGCTTGCGATCGCGGATCGAATGTCAACCCTTCGCCATGCAAAACCGCCTGAACCCAAGCGGCAACAACATTATCAGCTAAGGGAGCCAGATGCACAATTTCCAAATGATTGCCCGGTTCATCGGGATGAAGGCTGGTTTCCGCAATAGTTGCCACCAGCACATAACTCACCTGAGTCTGACGCTCAATTTCTTTCCTCAAAAATTTTTCCCATACCCCATTCCGATCCCAAGAGCGGATATGAGGGAAGTTGTCCAAAATTAGCACCCCCCGCTTGCCCGAAGATTCGGCTAACCTTTGCAGGAGATCGATTAATCCCTCAAATGCTCTCCATTGCTGCTCTTGGCTCTCTGTCCGAACAGGTTGCAGCCGCTGCCTATCACTTCCTTCGTCTTTCAGGACAAATAATTCAGCTGCCTTGCGTTCAATCCACTCTCCCATTAGAGCTTGAGCCGTTGCACTTTGAAACGTCTGATCTATGCTCTCGCACAGCAGTTGCACGAAGCGCTGACCATCGGTAACGCGGATGCAGTCAACCTCCAAGATTTTAGCGCCAACTTCTTGAGCCGCCCGCCGCACCAGAGTCCGCCGTCCGCTTCCTGGCACTCCTACAATCAGCAAGTCGCCATCACGCGCTAAAACCTGGGTGATTCGCTGGAATTGCGCTTGCCGTCCAACCAATTGAAACGGTGCTGATATATCCACAAGATTCACGGCTGTAGCGCCCCGCTCCCAAGTGTAGAAACCTTCCTGCGGCACGTCTTCTTTTGTTGGCGAGTCAGGGCTGAGGTTAAACATTGATTTGCCACAAATCGGTTCTCTCATCAGGCTATTGGGTGTTTTATCCTATCCAATCCCAAGCTCAAACCAACAAGTTGGTGTGGCATGAGTCTATCGTTTACCTTGGCACTTTTCAATAGTGTCAATGTCCTTTAGCACTATCAAAGAGTGCTATATATGTTTTAGCACCGTTTGACAGGTATTTACTCATAGGCAATTTCCGTGTTAGAAGCATTCGTCTTCGCAACAATATTCTGCGGATTTTTCGGCATCATCCTTAAAAAGAACTTGGTTATGAAGATCATCTCTATGGATGTCATGAGTACGGGGGTTATCGCCTATTACGTACTGGTTGCATCGCGAGATGGTTTATTCACACCCATTATTTCAGGCGGCACAAATGTTGATTACTCTGATCCGGTTCCCCAGGCGGTGATATTGACGGGGATTGTGATCGGCTTTTCAATTCAGTGCGTAATGCTGGTCGGTGTCATGAAGCTGGCACGGGATAATCCCACCCTGGAAACCAACGAGATCGAGAAGAGCAATACGCCATGAATACCATTACCATCGCATGGATTGCACTACCGTTTTTTTTGGGGTTCACCATTTATCTGCTCCCCAAACTTGACCGATACCTCGCACTGTTCACGGCATTTGTTTCGGCTGGATATGCGTTGCAGCTATTTGTCACTCAGTCGCCACTGACACTACAGTTACTAGATAATTTCGGCGTCACATTAATCGTCGATCAGGTAAGCGGCTACTTTATATTGACCAATGCGCTAGTAACAGCCGCAGTCATTCTCTACTGTTGGCACAGCGATAAAACAGCTTTCTTTTATACACAGATCGTCATTCTGCATGGCAGCATCAATGCCGCGTTCGCCTGTGCGGACTTTATCAGTTTATATGTAGCACTAGAGGTCAGCGGGATTGCGGCGTTTCTCTTGATTGCCTATCCCCGCACCGATCGCTCGATTTGGGTTGCCTTGCGTTATCTGTTTATCAGCAACACAGCAATGCTGTTTTA
Encoded proteins:
- the topA gene encoding type I DNA topoisomerase — encoded protein: MSTLVIVESPTKARTISKFLPSSYRVEASMGHVRDLPQSSKEIPEAYKGEKWAQLGVNVDADFEPLYVVPNDKKKIVTALKNALKDADELVLATDEDREGESISWHLLQLLKPKVPIKRMVFHEITKEAIRDALKNCRNIDEQVVRAQETRRILDRLVGYTLSPLLWKKISYGLSAGRVQSVAVRLLVNRERQRRAFRQGSYWDLKASLNKDKTPFEARLVALKGTRIATGSDFDEATGQIIAGRNVILLSEAEARSLETRLADKPWTVADLEERPVTRKPLPPFTTSTLQQEANRKLHLSARDTMRTAQSLYEQGYITYMRTDSVHLSQQAIAAARSCVEQMYGKQYLSPEPRQYTTKSKGAQEAHEAIRPAGSSFRTPQETGLSGREFAVYDLIWKRTVATQMAESRQTQITVQLQVEDAGFRASGKRIDFHGFLRAYVEGSDDPHAALEDMEVILPTLKKGDRPTCKKLESIGHETQPPARYTEASLVKTLESEGIGRPSTYASIIGTIIEKGYAQMNGNALVPTFTAFAVTSLLEQHFPDLVDPSFTSKMEQTLDEISTGEAKWLPYLEKFYLGEMGLATQVKEREKGIDAASARTIELDDLGGAKVRIGQYGPYIEAEKDSGPVKASLPKDLTPSDIHAELIETLLQQKTEGPDKVGLHPETGEPIYVLIGTYGPYVQLGDATEENKKPKRASLPKGVTIEDVTLDMAVGLLSLPRTLGIHPETNGKVQAGLGRFGPYVVHDQGKEGKEYRSLKAGDDVLTIDIERAIELLAEPKKGRGGTRSKSKAPLRELGTHPTDGEPVNIYDGPYGPYIKHGKTNASVPEGESVEGLTMEKALEALAAKAGSTTKSSRKSTKSGTSTKKTTTGKTTAKKTTATTSTKKKS
- a CDS encoding ATP-binding protein; amino-acid sequence: MNLVDISAPFQLVGRQAQFQRITQVLARDGDLLIVGVPGSGRRTLVRRAAQEVGAKILEVDCIRVTDGQRFVQLLCESIDQTFQSATAQALMGEWIERKAAELFVLKDEGSDRQRLQPVRTESQEQQWRAFEGLIDLLQRLAESSGKRGVLILDNFPHIRSWDRNGVWEKFLRKEIERQTQVSYVLVATIAETSLHPDEPGNHLEIVHLAPLADNVVAAWVQAVLHGEGLTFDPRSQALELFVNAVQGHLGDASALVRRLKSVRVSDGLIRDWHVQQAIQELLADLSMVFESLLMLLPANQAHLLESLALDPTDKPQSRDYIHKHYLSRGGSLQGAIAGLQHKGLIYGSEQGYRLALPLFALWLRQRLS
- a CDS encoding NADH-quinone oxidoreductase subunit K; this translates as MLEAFVFATIFCGFFGIILKKNLVMKIISMDVMSTGVIAYYVLVASRDGLFTPIISGGTNVDYSDPVPQAVILTGIVIGFSIQCVMLVGVMKLARDNPTLETNEIEKSNTP